From Hyla sarda isolate aHylSar1 chromosome 5, aHylSar1.hap1, whole genome shotgun sequence, a single genomic window includes:
- the LOC130272773 gene encoding protein spinster homolog 1-like: MASPQDPLLKEEEEAMEDHSDMDVEKGDIPERQNLPSLSVMSTARSIITVVILAFVNLLIYANRSSVAGVLPYIQKAYDTNASLSGLLNTLFIGSYVLVAPIAGYLGDHCNKKYTVCAGVIVWLSMTLTLSFIPDGYFLLFLLTSGLVGAGEATFCTIAPSIIADLFTSDQRTRMLNVFYSVIPVGCGLGYIIGPKVTDAARGDWHWAFRVTPGLGLIAVALMILVTKELPRTTTNGKKNNKSQKFGKWATDLKKLFKNRSFMLTTMGSTAVSFIVGAIGVWGPSYLTHARTLLQEKDPCRAEPCDYHDILIFGVVTVVSGILGVVAGTEISKRYRKSNPRADPLVCGCAMMLSAPFLLLALTFGNISLVATNIFIFIGETLLSVNFTLISDIILKVVTPWRRSSALAVQMTIYHLLGDAGSPYLIGLISDTYERGYAKSPLLKYRSLEYALMTCTIMAVIGGAFFMATALYIERDEKEAEMESEPPSSSSSSLLPADEDRASD, encoded by the coding sequence atggcctctccacaagacccattgctgaaggaggaggaagaagcaatggaggaccatagtgatatggatgtagaaaagggcgatatccctgagaggcagaacctgccatctctaagcgtgatgtccaccgcacgttccatcatcaccgtagtgatcctcgcctttgttaatttgctcatctatgcaaatcgctccagcgtggcgggggtgctgccttatatacagaaagcatatgacaccaatgctagtctgtccggcttattgaatacattgttcattggaagctacgtgctggtcgcaccaattgccggatatttgggcgaccactgtaataagaaatatactgtttgcgcaggagtcatcgtttggctgagcatgacacttaccctgtcattcatccctgacgggtacttcctgctcttcctgctgacgagtgggcTGGTTGGAGctggagaggcgactttctgcaccatcgccccctcaatcattgcagacctttttacaagtgaccagcggacccgcatgctgaacgtgttttactccgtcatacctgtaggctgcggactaggatacatcatcgggcccaaagtgactgatgcagcaaggggcgattggcactgggcgtttcgggtcacccctggcctgggcctcatagctgtggctttgatgattttggtcacaaaggagcttccaagaacgactacaaacgggaagaagaacaacaaatcccagaagtttggcaaatgggcgacagatttgaaaaaactatttaaaaatcgaagcttcatgttaaccaccatgggatcgacggctgtatccttcatagtgggagccataggtgtatggggtccgtcatacctgacccacgcacgaacactcctacaagagaaggacccttgccgtgctgaaccatgtgactatcacgacatcctaatatttggtgtggttacagtcgtttccggcattctgggagttgtagcagggacggagataagtaaaagatatcgcaaatccaacccacgggcggacccgcttgtgtgtggatgcgcgatgatgctctccgccccttttcttctgttggcattgacttttggcaacatcagcctcgttgccaccaacatcttcatcttcatcggagagacgcttctgtcagtaaatttcaccctcatatctgacattatactaaaagtagtaactccgtggaggagatcttcagctctggccgtgcagatgacaatctatcacctcctaggtgacgccggcagcccgtacctcatcggcctgatatctgacacctacgaacgaggatatgccaaatcccctcttctgaaataccgcagcctggagtatgccctcatgacctgcaccataatggcagtcatcggaggggccttcttcatggccacggccctatatatagagagggacgaaaaagaagcagagatggaatcagaacctccgtcatcctcctcctcctcactgcttcctgccgatgaggaccgcgcttcagactga